AGTAGCTAAATTGCATGATAGAATTGCCAATCAAAGACGCAATTTACTACATCAAGTAACATGTCAACTTATTAGGAATTACGATATAATCTGTCTTGAAGATTTGCAGATTAAAAACATGATGAAAAATCATAAATTAGCAAGAAATATAGCTGATGTTAGTTGGTCAGAGTTTATGAGACAACTAACATATAAAGCCAAATGGTTTGGCAGGGTTATTGTCAAAATAGATAAATTTTATCCTTCAAGCCAATTATGTCATGTTTGTGGGTATAAAAATACTGAAGTAAAAAACTTAAATGTTAGAGAGTGGAACTGTCCTGAATGTAAAACACATCACGATAGAGATGTAAATGCAGCTATAAATATTAGAGATGAAGGATTAAGAATATTAAACATAGCTTAATCTTGAATAACATATACAAGAACCGTAGGAACTATGGGGATAGCTCGGAGATACTGTATTCGTTAGAATACTTGACCGAGAATTCTGCGACTTTAGTCGTGGGAGGTTCAGTATACACTGGCAAATTCGGAAGTTGGAATTGTAAAATGCTTTAAATTATTGATGCAACAAGAACATTATTCTATACCATCAGATGAGGAAATAAAAAGAACGATTGGTATGCCGATGATAGAGGCTATACGCGTTTTGTTCAAGGAAGATGATGAGGCATTGCTACATGAACTCAGAGATAAATACACTGTATTTGCTGATAAGTTCATGACAGAAAACACAAAGTTATATCCGCAGACGATACCTGCCTTAAAAAAAATAAAAGAAGCTGGCGCTAAAACGGCTATCATATCTAGTAAAACTCGTCGTCGCATTATGCAGACTTTAACGCGCGATAAAATTACCGATTTAGTGGAATTTGTCATCGGCAGTGAAGATGTTAAATCACATAAGCCTTCACCAGAGGGGATACTCATGGCAATCGAAAGATTTAAGGTTGCAAAATCAGATGTGCTTTATATTGGGGATAATGTAATTGATGGCGGTGCGGCACAAAATGCTGGTGTAGATTTTGCAGCTGTATTGACTGGAAATAATGTAAGAGAAGATTTCGTTAAAATGCCATACGTAAAAATTATGAATAGCTTAGATGAATTATTATGATAATGCATAAATTAAGTTAACATATTTACAATAGAATATAAATAAATTATAATAGTTATTATCAATAAAAAGCAAAGGTGCTGGACAATTATCTTCAGCATCTTTTTTTATACGGATTTTATTGAAAACATATTTTTATTTTGAAAGGATGGTTTGTAATATGGTAAAAGTTGACTTAAATAGTGATTTAGGGGAAAGTTTTGGCATTTATAAAATTGGCAATGATAGCGAAGTTTTAAAGTATGTAAGCTCTGCAAATATCGCTTGTGGTCTACATGCTGGAGACCCATTTGTAATGCATAAGACAGTTAGACTTGCACTTGAAAATAATACTGCAATCGGCGCACATCCTGGCTTTATGGATTTAAATGGCTTTGGTCGTCGTAAAATGGATTTAACAGCGCAGGAAGTATATGATTTGATTGTGTATCAAATAGGTGCTCTTTCGGCATTTGTAAAAGCTGAAGGTGGAAAAATGCAACATGTTAAACCGCATGGTGCGCTTTATAATACAGCTGCAAAAGATGAAAAATTGTCAACTGCTATTGCACAAGCGGTTTATGATGTAAACCCAGAATTAATTTTATATGGACTTGCTGGAAGTTGGCTCATAAAAGCAGGTGAAAAAGTAGGACTTAAAACGGCTAGTGAAGTTTTTGCTGATAGAACGTATCAAGAAGATGGCTCGCTTACACCGCGCAGTCAAGCAAATGCAATGATTACTGATGATGAAAAAGCTATCATGCAAGTTTTAGGTATGGTTAAAACGGGTGAAGTTACTACTGTTTCAGGTAAGAAGATAAAAGTAAAAGCTGATACAGTATGTATTCATGGTGATAGCCAAAAGGCTTTGGCTTTTGCACAAAAAATAAACGATGCTTTAAAACGAGAAAATATTGAAATGAAAGCATTTATTTAAGAAAGGATGTGTCTATATGGGTAATAAAGGTGGTTTTAATTGGAGTGTTTTACTAGGTGCTGCTTTTTTGATGGCAACATCATCTATTGGCCCTGGATTTTTAACACAGACAACAGTATTCACACAGACATTATTAGCTAGTTTTGGTTTTGTTATTTTAATCTCTATTATTTTAGATATTGGTGCACAGCTCAATGTATGGCGTGTAATTGGTATTTCTGGCAAACGCGGTCAAGATGTAGCTAATATGGTAATGCCAGGGCTAGGATATTTTGTAGCTCTTTTAATCGTAATGGGCGGTCTTGGATTTAATATTGGCAATATCGCAGGCGCTGGCATGGGCTTTAATGTAATGTTTGGCATTGATACGGTAACAGGTGCTGTCATAAGTGCAATTATTGCTATATCCATATTTTTATTTAAAGAAGCAGGACGCTTGATGGACAGATTTACGCAAATTGCTGGTTTCGTAATGATAATATTGACCTTATATGTAGCAATTTCTTCTGCTCCACCAGTTGGCGAAGCTATTACAAAGACTTTTATGCCAGATATCATTGACCCTATGGCTATTGTCACACTTGTAGGCGGTACAGTTGGCGGTTATATCACTTTTTCTGGTGGCCATCGCTTAATAGATGCAGGAATTGTTGGTCAAAAAGCATTGCCACAGATTACACGAAGCTCTGTAACAGGTGTATGTGTAACTGGTATCATGCGCGTTGTTTTATTCTTAGCAGCATTAGGCGTCATCTCACAAGGTCTGCAACTTGATTCAGCTAATCCACCAGCATCTGTATTCAATCTTGCAGTAGGTAATGTTGGTTATAAAATCTTTGGCGTTGTAATGTGGGCAGCAGCTATTTCTTCTGTAATCGGTGCAGCATATACTTCTGTATCATTTATTCGCAGTTTCAGCCCTAAAATAGAAAATAATTATCGTTGGTTTGTAATTGCTTTCATCGTATTTTCTACTGTAGTTTTTGCAATTGTAGGTCAGCCAGTAAAGACTTTAATTGTAGTAGGTACTTTAAACGGTTTGATTTTGCCTATCACTTTATTAGTTATGATTATTGCAGCACATAAAAAATCTATCGTAGGAGATTATAAACATCCATTATGGATGAGTATTTTTGGTGTTATCGTCGTTTTAATGACAGCTTATATGGGCATTTTAACCGTTATAAATCAATTGCCTAAATTATTCATGTGATATGGAGGCGATTTGATTTGAATAATGATTTTGAAATAAAACCATTAGGCGAGGCTGGTATTATTGTAAAATTTGGTAATGAAATCAGCCCCGATATTCATTATAAAATAAAAGCTTTGTCGGATTATTTGGAGCAACATCCATTTATAGGCATGGTAGAATACGTTATATCATATACGAGTTTGGCAATATATTACAATCCATTTATCGTGAAAAAATCTTTTATCATGTATAAAGGTCAATCGGCTTTTCAAATTGTAGCGACATATATAAAAGATTGTGTGCAGAAAATGCAAAAAGTAGATGAAAACAACGCTAAAGTGGTTGAAATTCCAATATGTTATGGCGGAGAATACGGGCCTGATATAGAATTTGTGGCAAAGCATAATAATTTATCTGTAGAAGAAGTTATAAAACTTCATACAGCACCGCAATACTTAGTGTATATGATTGGTTTTTGTCCTGGTTTTCCGTATTTAGGCGGTATGGATAAGCGTATTGCCACACCGCGCCGCGAAGTTCCACGCGTAAAAATACCAGCTCGTAGCATTGGCATTGCAGGTGAACAGACGGGTGGTTATCCAATAAGTACCCCTGGTGGTTGGCAGATAATTGGACGTACACCGATTGAAATGTTCAATCCGAAAGATGAACAAAATCCTTCGCTGCTACATTCAGGTGATTTAGTAAAATTTTATGCGATATCTGAACAAGAGTATTTAGCACTAAAGGGGGAACAGGCAGATGAGTCTTAAAATTATCCGTCCAGGATTGTTGACTACATTGCAAGATACTGGCAGATATGGCTATCAAAAAGTAGGTGTAATAACTTCTGGTGCTATGGATGTATATTCTCTGCGCTTGGCTAATATTTTAGTGGGCAATGATGAAAATGAGGCAGCACTTGAGATAACACTTACAGGGCCGACGATAGAATTTACTTCAGATACTTTGATTGCAATTACTGGAGGAGATTTTTCACCGATAATTGATGGGCAAAAAGTGCCAACACTTAGACCTGTTGCAGTAAAAGCGGGTGCTATTTTAAAATTCAGTTCGTGCAAAGTCGGTTGTCGAGCATATCTTGCTGTAGCTGGTGGTTATGATGTGCCAAAAGTTATGGGCAGTAAAAGCACTTATTTAAGAGCTAATATAGGTGGTTTTAATGGTCGTGTTTTGAAAAAAGGCGATTTACTAAATACGAATGAACCGAGTGAATACGGACAACAGATGATGATAAATTTATTATCGCGCGGTGCTCATTCATTTGCTCATGCTAAATGGTGCATAAGCAAAGTTCATACTTCTGAGAAAAATTTGCGCAAACCGATTAGAGTGATGGCCGGATTGCAATACGATAGTTTTTTAGAAAAAGCCAAATATGATTTTTTTGCAACGGATTATTTGATTACAACGCAATCAGACCGAATGGGTTATCGCTTAGAAGGTGCTAAACTGGAAACAAATGGTCATTTAGAAATGATTTCTGAAGTAGCTTGCTCAGGGACAATTCAAGTGCCACCGAATGGTTTGCCGATTATTTTAATGGCAGACCATCAGACCACGGCTGGTTATCCAGTTATTGGACAGATTGCGCTTGTAGATGTAGCGCGTATCGCTCAATTAAAACCGGGCGATAGAATTAATTTTAAATTGATTAGCAATGAAGAAGGCGAGCGATTATTTATTGCTATGGAAAAATGTATTGAAAATATAAAAATTGCTGTAGCTGGCAAACTCTAACAGGGGGTTTTTGATTTGTTATCTTTAGAGGAAATAAAAGAATTAGTAAAAGTATTAGAAGACTCTTCTTTAAATAAATTAGAACTTAAATATGAAGACGGTAAAGTTTTATTAGAAAAAACAGTTACTGCAATAAATGAACCAGTGGTAAATACGACAGTTGCACCTATGGCAATGCCTGCAAAAACGGGCGAACAGATTGTGGAAATTACAGCACCTATGGTAGGAACTTTCTATGGTGCGCCAGACCCTAAAGCTGAACCTTTTGTCAAAGTCGGTTCTAAAGTAACACCGAATACAGTGGTTTGTATTTTGGAAGCGATGAAATTGTTTTCAGAAATTGAAGCGGAAGTTGAAGGCGAAATCACAGAAATTCTCGTTAAAGATGGTGAATTTGTTGAATTTGGACAGCCTTTATTTAAAGTAAAAACTGTATGACGGTATTAGAGAAAGGTTTTGCTTATGTTTAAGAAAGTTTTAATTGCTAATCGCGGTGAAATTGCAGTACGCATCATTCGTGCTTGCCATGAACTGGGAATTAGTGCAGTAGCTGTATATTCGGAAGCAGACAAGGACTCTTTACATGTGCGCCTTGCTGATGAAGCGTATTGTATCGGTCCTTCACAGGCTAAAAAAAGTTATTTAGATATATCGAGAATTATAGAAACGGCTAAAGCTGCCAAGGCAGATGCCATTCATCCAGGCTATGGTTTTTTAGCAGAAAATGCGGATTTTGCTGATGCCTGTGAAAATTATAATATCACGTATATTGGAGCAAGTGGTGAAGCTATTCGCCAAATGGGCGATAAAGCTGTAGCTAGAAAAACCATGCAAAAAGTAGGCGTGCCTGTCGTACCAGGAACAGAAGATTTAATTCATGATGAAAAAGAAGCGCAGGAAACAGCAGAAAAAATTGGCTATCCTGTGCTCATAAAAGCGACTGCTGGCGGTGGCGGTAAAGGCATGCGCGTGGTAGAAGATAGCACAGAGCTTGTAAAAGCTTTGCGACAAGCTGCTCAAGAAGCAGAACGTTCTTTTGGTAACGCAGGCGTTTATCTGGAAAAATATTTGACACATTCTCGCCATGTAGAAATTCAGATAATGGCTGATAATTATGGAAATGTAGTTTATCTCGGTGAACGCGATTGTTCAACGCAACGCCGTCATCAAAAAGTCATTGAAGAAGCGCCTTCTCCTATCATAACGCCAGAAATTAGAAATAAAATGGGTAAAGCAGCTGTCAATGCTGCTAGAGCTGTTAATTATAGCGGTGCTGGTACGGTGGAATTTATTGTAGATGAACATAAGAATTTTTATTTTATGGAAATGAATACGCGCATTCAGGTTGAACATCCTGTAACGGAAATGGTAACAGGTACAGACTTGATTAAAACTCAGATTATCGTGGCAGCAGGAGAAAAATTGCCATGGACACAAGATGATATTCATATAAATGGTTGGGCGATTGAATGTCGTGTAAATGCAGAAGACCCATTGCATAATTTCATGCCATGTCCTGGAAAAATAACGCGCTATAATCCTCCATTTGGCAAGGGCATCCGCGTTGATAGTGCCATGTATAAAGGATATTTAATAACGCCATTTTATGATTCAATGATTGCTAAATTAATTGTTTGGGCACCGACAAGGCAAGAAGCTATTGAAAAGATGGAAAGGGCTTTAGCTTCCTTCCGTATTGAAGGGGTGAACACTACAATTAATTTACAACGTAAAATTTTAATGACAGAAGCTTTTAAAGAAGCCAAAATTGATACAAATTATTTGGAAGAACACTTAGAAGAAATTTTAAATAAATATTGATGTTTTATAAAAAGATGGTGAGATTATGAATTTAGCAACAGCAACACCTAGTGAAGTTAGACAGTTGATACGCAAGGGTGAAATTGATGCACAGACAAGTGGTATGTGCAATGGATATGCCCAAGCTAATATGGCTGTATTGCCAAAAGATTTGGCGTTTGATTTCTTATTATTTACACAGCGCAATAAAAAGCCTTGTCCTGTGCTCGATGTAACAGAAGTAGGTTCACCAGTGCCAAAACTTGTAGCGCCAACGGCTGACTTGCGCCACGATATACCACGCTATCGCATATATCGCCATGGTGAACTCACTGATGAAGTGACTGATGTAGAAAAATATTGGCGTGATGATTTAGTTGCTTTTTTATTAGGCTGTAGTTTTTCTTTTGAAGGGCCGATGTTAGAAGCTGGTTTAGAAGTTCGCCATATTACAGACCAGCATAATGTGCCTATGTATAAGACAAATATTGAATGTATACCAGCAGGTGTATTTCATGGGCCGATGGTTGTTTCCATGCGCCCGATGAAACCAGCTGATGCAATTCGTGCAGTACAGATTACGACGCGCATGCCATTTGTACACGGTGCGCCAATTCATATTGGTGACCCTGAAGCAATCGGCATAAAAGATATAGATAAACCTAATTTTGGTGAACGCTCAGAAATAAAACCGGGTGAAATTCCAGTATTTTGGGCATGCGGTGTAACGCCACAAGCGGTGGCAATGGCAGTGAAACCAGAATTTATGATAACGCATGCACCTGGTTATATGTTCATAACAGATGTATTAAATGCCGAACTTTCAATAATGTAAAATAAAAAAAGCGTATCTAATTTATTTAGATACGCTTTTTCTATTAATTAAATTCAATAGAGTTTAATTGAGAAACAGTAATTGAAGTAGGTATATTTGTTTTAAATGGTATTGCAGATAATTTTTCTTTAGCGTAATAACAGCTAGTTGCTACAGCTTCGCCATCTTGGTAATATATTTCCATGACGCTAGTATCAATGTAAATATCTAAATGAAGTTTTTCTTTAACTGAAACAGTAAAATATCTTTTTCCCTTTCCACCTAAAGATAAATCATCGCGATTTACACAAAATTCTTGTGTATTTTTATCAAAAGATAATTTTAAAATATCGCCACCAATTTCAAAATCCCCCTGCCAATAATTTTTATCGGTCATATCAATATCAAGAGTGATTTTACAAGGAGTATTTAAAATTAAATCTTGGCAATTTAAATATGTTTCATTATTTTTATTGAGTGCATTTAATTCCTGTACAGGAGTTTGATAAATTATATTATTTTTTATATGCAATTCACGTGGTATGGTTAAAGAATAAATCCACCCTTCATTAGTTGTAGGGTATTCACTTTCTTTTTCAGGCATGCCAATCCAACCAATTAAAATATTGCGGTTTTTATTGACAAGAACTTGGGGTGCATAAAAATCAAAACCGTGGTCAAGTTCTTGAAATTCACCATGAGTAAATTCAAGTGTATCTGGATTGAATTTGCCGATTAAATAGCCTGCTTGATAAATATTGTTATATTTATGTCCTTGGGCTTTAATTCCCTGCGGGCAAAAGATTAAGATATCATGACCGTCGATATTTATAAAATTAGGGCATTCCCACATATAGCCAAAGTCTTTATAATCTGTTTTCAATTCGCCACGCAACTGCCAAGCATTATTTACTTCTTCATAGATTAGGGCACAGCCAGTTAAATTTTCGCGTTGAGCACCGATTATAAAAAATGAGCGATTGCTGTGTTTAAAAAGATAAGGATCTCTAAAATGTGTAGTATATCCACTTGGCACATCATCTACGAGAATTTCTTTTTTAGAAAAACTGCCATCATCATTTTTTATAGCTAAAACTTGACGAGGATAACGAATGTTATTTGCATCTTTTAGATTAGCAGTATAAACAAGTTCTAATCGATTGTTATTTACGCGCGCAGAACCGGAATAACAACCATTTTTATCAAAATCATCTATAGGTGCTAAAGCTAATTGAGGAATGGAATAGTTGATAAAATCAGTTGTGGTTGTATAGCCCCAATGTTTATTGATATGTTGGCAGCCTGTAGGATTCCATTGATAAAAAATTTGATATTTGCCATTATATACGCAAAGACCGTTTGGGTCATTTACGAGGCCAAAGGGCATTTCTAAATGGAATTTATTGTGCCAGAGGCTAGGTTTTTCCATGTATATATGCCAATTGTCCTTCAATGTTTTATTGTCCATAGAGAAACTCCTTTCTATAAATTTTTAGATTTTCCGTGTGCTTTCTTGAGTTAAAAGAACCATATTATTATCGAATTCAGATTGTACAGCGTTTCCATGTAACATGGATAATAATTTTTCAGCCGTTTTAGCACCGAGATATTTATAATCAAAAGATATCGTTGTCAATGATGGATAAGAGACTTTGCTATAAGGATATCCGCCAAAACCTGTCAGTGAAATATCTTGAGGGACTTTGATATTTTTTTCGTGTAAATAGCGCAAAAGACCTAAAGCGATATTATCAGTAGCACAAATTACAGCAGTAGGTTTATAAAAAAGAACTTCATTTCCTTTTTTATATGCAGTATCAAAGTTGAAATCCGTTTCAATGAAATGAATTTTTCCATCTGGAATTATAGATAGAAAAGTATCTGCAAATCCTTTATAACGGTCAACACCTACAGCTATATCCAAAGGTGATACGCCGAGATATGCGACATTTTTGTGATTTAGGCTAGCAATATATTCGCCCATAATATGACCAGCTTTTATATCGTTTACTTTTAAATACGTTGTATCAGGATGGCTTTGACCAGTGAATAAAATGGGAATGGGAGCATTTTTGACAATGGATAGATGTTCTTTTGTTATAGCTATAGATTGCACGATAATCCCATCTACACCTTGCTGAATTAATTGGCGAATATTAGCTATTTCTTTATCAATCTGTAAATCACTTACTAATATGAGAACTTGATAATCTTCTTTTTGTAAAATTGAATTGAAGCCAGCGAGCAATTTACTGGCAGAAAATGAGTCAAGACGAGGCATTACAATGCCGATTAATTTACTGTTTTTTGTCTTTAAACGTCTAGCAAAAAAATTTGATTTATAACCTGTTTGCGTTATAACTTTATCAATAAGAGCAGCTTTTTCTTTACTCACATATCCATTATTTAAATAGCGGGATACTGTGCTTTTTGCCACCCCTGCCATAGTAGCTATTTCTTGTATGGTAATTTTTTTATTCATGATAAAGTCATTCCTTTGCTTTTATTATTCTTCTGGTTTAAAGCATACCACAGTTAAGATAAAAGCAACAACTAGACCGATGAAATTAACGAGAAGATATGCAGGCAATCTATCCATGTATAACAATGTACCAGGGATAACAGTGATGCCCATACCAGTTCCAGCAAGTTTTAATAAACTAGCTGTAGCACCAGCGCAAGCACCGCCTACTAAACCACAGATAAATGGCTTCATAAAACGCAGATTGATACCGAAGATTACAGGTTCAGTTATACCTAAAAATGCAGGAATGATGGAAGATATATACATAGTACGTTTTTTCTTATTTTTAGTGCGAAAAGCAACAGCGAGAGCAGCACCTCCTTGGGCAACGATAGCGCCAGTGATGATAGCATTGAACATATCTTTTCCTGTAGAGGATAATAATTCGATTTCTAAAGCGTTGAATACATGGTGGATACCACTTACGACGATTACTTGATGTAGACCGCCGACAACAAAGCCACCGATACCGAATGGCATTTCAAGGAAGGTTTTTACAGCATCAAATATAAATAATTCAATTGTGTGCATGATTGGTCCAATGATTAAAAGTCCTAAAATCATGCAGATGAATAAAGTCAAAAATGGTGTGACGATTAAATCAATTACATCAGGTATGATTTTCTTCAAATACGCTTGTAATTTGGAAGCAACAATACCCAAAATCAAAGCAGGTAAAACAGAACCTTGATAGCCAACTACAGGAATGTTTATGCCTAAGATATTAAAATACAAAGGGTCAACTGTTCCAGCGGCGATAGCATAAGCATTTGGCAATTGTGGTGCTACGAGCATCAAACCGAGGACAATGCCTATTACTGGTGTTCCGCCAAATTTTTTCATGGCTGACCATGTAACAAGTGCTGGCAAAAATGCGAATGCCGTATCGGTTAAAATCTGAGATATCATTAAGAAATTATCGCTGAATTCAAAACCAAGGCTCATTAAAGTACCGCGAATACCCATGAAAAGACCGGTGGCAACTAATACAGGAATGATAGGAACGAAGATATCGCCTAATGTACGGGAAATTTTTTGGGACATGGACATTTGAGCATACGCTTCAGCTTTATTGTTACTATTAAAATTTCCTGTTTGCTTTATCACAACATCATAAACTTTATTGACAAAACCAGTGCCTAAAATTATCTGATATTGAGCTGCTGCGAAAAATTGTCCTTTTACGCCGTCGATATTTTCAATGGCTTTTTCATTGATTTTTGTTTTGTCGTTTAAGATTAAGCGCAAACGTGTAGCACAGTGTTCTACAGAGCGAATATTATCTTTACCGCCGATATTGTCTAAAATTTCAGCTGCAACGCATTCTTCTTTAGATAAATTAGCGTATTTATCATTTGCTTCTTCATTATTTGCAGTATCTGGCGCGGAAGTTTCATCAGATTTTTCTTCTGCTATTTTAGTTTGTTTATCTGCTTGTGCGATTAAGCTTTGTGCATCATTTTCGATTATGATTTCATTGTAATCGTAAGCATTTGTGATTAAAAAAGGTGTAGTTACATCGTAGCCTGCTTTTTTTATTGCTTCGATATCAAATGTTAAGAGCAAATCACCTTTTTTTACAGTATCTCCTTGATTTACAAGATTGTTAAAAGGAGCACCGTTTAAATTTACTGTATCAATGCCAATATGGATTAAAATAGCTTCTCCATTTACTCCAGTTAAGCCAATTGCATGTTTTGTTTCAAATAAAACTTCTACTTTAGCATCAAATGGAGCAAATACCTTTCCTTCGCTTGGAATAATACCGACGCCCGCGCCCATAGCTCCACTAGCAAAGGCAGGGTCTTTGACTTCATTTAAGGGAATTAATTTGCCTTGTATAGGGCTAGTTAATTTTAAATTTTGCATACGAACTACTCCTTTTATGTAATATATGGAACTGTTTCCATATATATGGTATCAATTCCATATACATAAGTCAAGTATATATATACATTTTTTGGTTAGATGTTGCATATATAATGGAAATAGTTTATTATATAAGAAAATATTATTAATGAATTATTTAGCAAATTTTTTTATTTTTTTTTATTTTTTGTTTTTAT
The window above is part of the Megamonas hypermegale genome. Proteins encoded here:
- a CDS encoding sucrose-specific PTS transporter subunit IIBC → MQNLKLTSPIQGKLIPLNEVKDPAFASGAMGAGVGIIPSEGKVFAPFDAKVEVLFETKHAIGLTGVNGEAILIHIGIDTVNLNGAPFNNLVNQGDTVKKGDLLLTFDIEAIKKAGYDVTTPFLITNAYDYNEIIIENDAQSLIAQADKQTKIAEEKSDETSAPDTANNEEANDKYANLSKEECVAAEILDNIGGKDNIRSVEHCATRLRLILNDKTKINEKAIENIDGVKGQFFAAAQYQIILGTGFVNKVYDVVIKQTGNFNSNNKAEAYAQMSMSQKISRTLGDIFVPIIPVLVATGLFMGIRGTLMSLGFEFSDNFLMISQILTDTAFAFLPALVTWSAMKKFGGTPVIGIVLGLMLVAPQLPNAYAIAAGTVDPLYFNILGINIPVVGYQGSVLPALILGIVASKLQAYLKKIIPDVIDLIVTPFLTLFICMILGLLIIGPIMHTIELFIFDAVKTFLEMPFGIGGFVVGGLHQVIVVSGIHHVFNALEIELLSSTGKDMFNAIITGAIVAQGGAALAVAFRTKNKKKRTMYISSIIPAFLGITEPVIFGINLRFMKPFICGLVGGACAGATASLLKLAGTGMGITVIPGTLLYMDRLPAYLLVNFIGLVVAFILTVVCFKPEE